A genome region from Triticum aestivum cultivar Chinese Spring chromosome 2B, IWGSC CS RefSeq v2.1, whole genome shotgun sequence includes the following:
- the LOC123040648 gene encoding germin-like protein 1-2, which translates to MMLRALLVAAALAVAAPRMLSDPLPLQDLYVANLKAATAVNGFPCKALSTVADDDFFSNTMVTAPRTDTNPFSVNSTHATVSVFPGLNTLGLSITRIDLAPGGLNPPHSHPRGSELVLVLKGEVMVGFTSADNRLYSKVVKKNELYVVPHGLQHFQLSVGKGDAVFMAMFDAQSPGFVMPTLGLFASKPAMPMEVLTKTFLMG; encoded by the coding sequence ATGATGCTCCGGGCGCTGCTGGTCGCGGCGGCCCTTGCTGTGGCGGCGCCGCGCATGCTCTCGGACCCGCTGCCGCTCCAGGACCTCTACGTAGCCAACCTGAAGGCCGCCACAGCGGTCAACGGGTTCCCTTGCAAGGCGCTGTCGACGGTGGCGGATGACGACTTCTTCTCCAACACCATGGTCACCGCGCCCCGCACTGACACCAACCCCTTTAGCGTCAACTCCACACACGCCACTGTGTCAGTCTTCCCGGGCCTCAACACGCTGGGGCTCTCCATCACGCGCATCGACCTCGCCCCGGGCGGCCTCAACCCGCCGCACTCGCACCCGCGCGGCTCCGAGCTCGTGCTGGTGCTCAAGGGTGAGGTCATGGTCGGGTTCACGTCCGCGGACAACCGACTCTACTCCAAGGTTGTGAAGAAGAACGAGCTCTACGTCGTGCCCCACGGCCTGCAGCATTTCCAGCTCAGCGTCGGCAAGGGGGACGCCGTGTTCATGGCCATGTTCGACGCCCAATCGCCGGGATTTGTCATGCCCACCCTCGGGCTCTTCGCCAGCAAGCCGGCCATGCCCATGGAGGTGCTCACCAAGACCTTCCTCATGGGCTAA